The genomic interval TCGCCGTAGTGTCCACCGGCACTGGAGTCCACTACGGTGACCTGCCATGGGCGGGAGCGGTTCGCCAGGTCCCAGCGCCTTCCGATCTGTGCCGCCCAAACGACAGTCGACTCGGATCGGATCACGACTTCTCGCTGGTCCACGAGGTGCATTCCACCAGCGGCATCGGACCAGAAGTCGCAGAGGCAGGAATCCGTGGGCACCTTCGCGAGCACGCGTGGGACCGCGCCAAACCGCCAAGGAGCTTGCTGGATCTCGTCGCCCTGGATGAACTCGACCGATTGGTACGTCGAGTCCCAGCGAGTCAGCAGCGGATACGAGCTGAGCTTCAAGAACAGCCGGTCACGACCCGTTCGCGGGTCATAGACACGCCATTCCCACGGGTGGGGAGGCATTCGATGGATCGGGAGAGTCCACCAGGGCACCCAGTCGTTCGAGTCACGACTCGCACTCACCAGGTAGGAAACAACGTAGGCGTTGGGAGGATGCGCTTGACCGTCGATCGGCTCCACGACGGCGACAAAGGCCGCAACGATTGCGATCGCGGCAAGATAGGCCTTGATCATCACCTGACGCCTCCTCCCACTCAGGAAGCATCGGCAGTCGCCGTCACGGCCTAACGTCGATTCATTGGGGGTCCTACTCGTCCGCGTCTTCCTCCCCGCGCGTGTTCCGGTAGTAGACCTTGAACTTCTTCTTGAGCTGCTCCCTGCGGCGCCGCTCCCGCCATCCCCGCAGCGGATTCCGGAGCCGGAAGCCGCGCAGACCGCGAAACCCCGCCCCCTGCGTCCGCATGTAGAGCCACCCGAAGAGCATTCCCCCGAGGTGCGCGATGTGCGCCACGCCGCCTCCCGACGCGCTCAGGCTCGACCAGAATGCGAGCGCGCCCAGGATCAGGACGAAGTACTTCGCCTTGATCGGAATGACGAAGTAGAGGAGGAGGATCCGGTCCGGGAAGAGGATCCCGTACGCCGCGAGGATCCCGTAGATCGCCCCAGACGCCCCGATGATCGGGATCGTGCTGTTCGGCGCTACGATCGTCGAGCAGATCGCGGCCCCCACGCCCGTGATGAAGTAGAAGCGCATGAAGCGCTTCGTCCCCCACATCCACTCCAGCTCGCTCCCGAACATCCAGAGCGCGAGCATGTTGAAGAGGATGTGGAAGAACCCGCCGTGCAGGAAGAGGTACGTCCCGAGCTGCCAGAGGAAGAGGTGGTGCGTGACGTCGTACGGGACGAGCCCGAAGAGCCGTTCGAGACGCACCTGCGCGAGGAAGCCCGCGACCATCTGGAAGAGCCAGATCCCGACCGTCGCGAACAGGAGCGTCCGGACCCCGTTCGAGAGCGGACCTCCGAAGACGATCGGCCGGGGCTCGTGGTAGCGGCCGTTCACGTCCCCGACCTGGCGCCGAGACAGAGCTCGCGATCCTCGCGCGTGTCGTCAAACGCCTGCCGGATGCGCGAATCCAGCTCGACCGTCAGCTC from Candidatus Eisenbacteria bacterium carries:
- a CDS encoding rhomboid family intramembrane serine protease, with the protein product MNGRYHEPRPIVFGGPLSNGVRTLLFATVGIWLFQMVAGFLAQVRLERLFGLVPYDVTHHLFLWQLGTYLFLHGGFFHILFNMLALWMFGSELEWMWGTKRFMRFYFITGVGAAICSTIVAPNSTIPIIGASGAIYGILAAYGILFPDRILLLYFVIPIKAKYFVLILGALAFWSSLSASGGGVAHIAHLGGMLFGWLYMRTQGAGFRGLRGFRLRNPLRGWRERRRREQLKKKFKVYYRNTRGEEDADE